A part of Oryctolagus cuniculus chromosome 4, mOryCun1.1, whole genome shotgun sequence genomic DNA contains:
- the RPL24 gene encoding large ribosomal subunit protein eL24 — protein MKVELCSFSGYKIYPGHGRRYARTDGKVFQFLNAKCESAFLSKRNPRQINWTVLYRRKHKKGQSEEIQKKRTRRAVKFQRAITGASLADIMAKRNQKPEVRKAQREQAIRAAKEAKKAKQASKKTAMAAAKAPTKAAPKQKIVKPVKVSAPRVGGKR, from the exons ATGAA GGTCGAACTGTGCAGTTTCAGCGGGTATAAGATCTATCCCGGACACGGGAGGCGCTATGCCAGGACCGACGGGAAG gttttccaatttcttaacgCAAAATGCGAGTCTGCGTTTCTTTCCAAGAGAAATCCTCGGCAGATAAACTGGACTGTCCTctacagaagaaaacataaaaagggGCAGTCG gaagaaattcaaaagaaaagaactcGTCGTGCAGTCAAATTCCAGAGAGCCATCACTGGTGCATCTCTTGCTGATATAATGgccaagagaaatcagaaacctGAAGTTAGAAAGGCTCAACGAGAACAAGCTATCAG GGCTGCCAAGGAAGCCAAAAAGGCTAAGCAGGCTTCTAAAAAGACAGCAATGGCTGCTGCTAAG GCTCCTACAAAGGCAGCACCTAAGCAAAAGATTGTAAAACCTGTGAAGGTTTCTGCTCCCCGAGTTGGTGGAAAACGCTAA